DNA sequence from the Excalfactoria chinensis isolate bCotChi1 chromosome 2, bCotChi1.hap2, whole genome shotgun sequence genome:
AAACCAAATTTTTGTAATGGTTAGAACTACTTATGTTAATTTCTTCTGATGCGTGTATGTGTCAGTACTGTGCTTGTATACCTTGTTGGTCACCTCAGGTATCCAGCAGCTAGCAGCATCTATGGGCACAGTAAATCTGAGTGATCTGGGGATAAGCTAGTTAAAATCTAATCTATTCCTAGCATAAAATTATGGGcattctctctgttcttctgtgaACAGGTATCTTATAGACTTTTCTGTGTTAATATTCATTGCATAATCAcagataattttgttttatttaacagcATTACATTACAGTGATGAGGATATTCTGACCCCCTATGCTTAGAACTAAAATCTTAAGAAAGCATTGCTACTCCAGGACCCTAGCTTTGGCTGAACCAGCAGTAGGTTTATGCTGTTGGATGCTGGGGTTCTGCACAGATATCAGTTTATGCTAATACCAAGGAAGCTATTTGCATTAAGACtgtggggagaagaaaaggggagggggggaaaaccacacacacacacacacacacacaaatgcagaTTATACTGAGAGCAATTCACAAAAAAAGTTCCTGTAGAAATTAATGATATATCTGATAGACCATTGGACAAACCATGAATTCCTGCTCTCCAAAAATCAGTCCTATCGTCATTAGAAGACCATTTAAATCTTCTGGGATATCATTTTTGCCCTGAAGATATCAGCCCATCACCTTAGCAAGGCTGTGAAACTGCTTGCGCATTTCATGGATGGAAACGTGCATTAGTTAGCTAATCCTGTAATGATTCTTTTCTATTGAAGACTTTGTTTGTCTGTTGTGAACTTTTGATGTCTGATTTGTTTGATGTGGTCCTTTGATGTAAGTGAAGCAAAATTGGTCTCCTGATTTGGTTGCAGTTCTGTTGGCCCTAGTGAACTTGCCCTGAGTTTCCAAAAAGCACCTACTTAGAAGTCTGCAACCAACACTGGCATTTTCAAGTGCTGCAACAAAAACTTGGTTGAAGTCTGCATACAGGTTTGCAGGTAATTCATAGTACTTCAGTACTTCATGAGTGCTTCAGTCCCCTCTGCACACTTTGCCTTGATGCCAGCCTCACGAAGCAACCTTCCTTCGGTCCGTGAAAGTTTTTATTCTCTAGCCCCTTTGTCCAAAGCATACAGGTGGCACCTTGGTGACTCATTagtactgcagtgctgtggctgcCTCTTTCCTCCAGAGTCTGGTGCGGTTTGCATAAGAGAGAAGTAGACCTACTGAGTTTCTGCTCTGAAGGGAGCCTGGCTAGCAAGCTCCATCACCTCATGGTGGCTTCATGTGCTGGCCTTCCTGGTATGCCCATTTTTAATGTGGTAATCAGGGCAAAGAATCTGACAGGGGCACATATGTAAACTACCACCAGGAGTTACAGTTGCTTATTCTGTCATGTGAGGCTAGcatttatcaaagaaaaaatagttaacttctgtgaagaagtttgattgttttttcttcttacaaatCTTCTGGACGCTCTGTtttgtattaaataaaaatctttatcCTCTTTGTATTCCCTATGATAAAAATTACGTTCTGGTTGGTCTGTTGGCTTTAATAGTAGAATCTGTATTTGTTAACTATGCATCAGTTCAAAAAAGTCCTAACTGAATTTTTACAGGCAATGCAATGCTTGCATTGCTCTAATAAGATCTAGCAGGTATAACAAGTTGTATGAAGCTGCAAGTCATTTTTATAAGTAGTTCCTACATCCCCAAGTGATTAAGGACTTCTGTCTCTTAAGTATAACAGATTACAGCAATTGGAGCTCGAGACAGGATATTGACTCAGGTGTTATCAGAATCTATTTTTCTGAGTTAACCTTTCcttaagcaaaagaaacaatatGCTTGACTTTTCCCAAAAGAACATGTTCCCTAAATCATCATTCATCACTTTCCTGGTGCCTGTCTTTTGCAGTAGATATAATTGGCTTCTGAATGGTTATTGAATTGCAAGCTGAAAACATTAGAGTGATTTAACCCCCACCCCCACTTCTTTGACAAGATGTCTGCAAACCAGCAGCCTTTCTGGTCAGCAGCCTGGCATCAGTACTGAACTGTTAGTATGGATCAGTATGTATAAAGGTGGAGAGTAGATATAGTATGGAGTAGAGTGCTTCTGGTTGTGTGGATCTTCTCTCATACTGTTTAGTCTGAACATCTagtgttgttgatttttttttgcaggacAATGTAGcaaatgctgcttcttccaCAGAGCTAGAAGCACTGGTTATGCTCGCCTATTACAAGGAAGTAATGATTGGCAAGAACAGAAGGATGAGGGTGGAATAAAGCTACAAGGCTGATTGTTTTAATGTGTAAATCAGCACTTgaagagagaacaaagaaaaaaaaaaaatgtgtatggGGAAGGAGTTACTTCAGGATGCTCCCAAGGCTCATAATTAGATAAAACTTTATCATGGCATTGAAAGGTGTGGCAGTTACAGCTGCAGGTTGTTGTACTAGAATTGCCCAGTGAGGAACCTGTGTTTTAAACAGAAGATCTAAAGAGTGAGCATACACAAAATAACTAGAACGAGTGCACTGTCTTGCTAAGGAGAGGTTTGAAGGAAATGTGTtcaccttcccttctccttcagctgctctcttTTCCTGCTGCCAGGTTGTCTGTTTTCATAGCTGAGGATTCAAAGCAGGCCTGATGAAACCACTGAGGAGATGAGAGCATGGCTCCAACAtggagaaagcaggaaggaaaggcaagcagaaagcacacagcaggCTGGAGTCACAGTGGGACTTGTCAGCCCTTCTGGTGTGTTACACAGATGAAAAAAGGCTTTTGGTGCCTTTTCTTACTCTACATATTTTCCAGAATTATGAGGAGATTCCAGCAGTTTGCCAGAACAACAGATTATATATCTGCATCCATCTATAGTCCAGGCTGCCTTAACTGCCACTCTGAGATAGGGCACTATTGTGTACTTTCTTTCATGCAGCAATTGTATGTTGTGGGATGTTCTCTTACATCTCTGCAGTGATTTCACAACAGGCAGTGTATGTTACGTGCTTCAGGTGGTAGTATAAAGACATTCAGGGGTGCCTGAAGGTATGAATCCTGTTGGGTTGGTGCTGGAAGCTTAGAGGATAAAGGGCTTGgtcctatccctgtcaccttTCGTAAATAATATGTGATTTCTCTAAGATCATTTTGTCTTTAAGcatattattttgtttgaatCAAATCTGTTCCTAGAAGCTTCTAATCGGCAGGCATCTGTGTCTGACTGCTTCACTTTCAGAGCacaggaggctgaggggaggcctaatggcactgagctctgctctctggtgacagcagcagaaccCAAGGGAACAGCATGAAGCTGTTTCAGGAGGGAGGATCAGATTAGGTGTTAGAAAAGGGCTCTTCAGCAGAGGGTattgggcatggaacaggctatGCATGGCTGTGGTCACAGCCCCAAATGCCACAtctcaagaagcatttggataGCCCACTCAGACAGAAGGTTTGCATTTGGGCGGTcctgtgtgaagccaggagATGGATTTGATGATCATTGTCGATGTCTcccagctcaggatattctgtaaTTCCCAGACTGGTGAGAGCCCCGTGAGGTTCAGTGAGTGAGCACAGAGCCCTGTTTCTGCCATTGGATtagccctgcagcaggcagactGGCCAGGAAACAGCTTGTAGAAAAGACTTAGAAGGCAGATGTGGAGGTGTGGaaagggcaggcagcagcacgtGGGGCTGTAGTAGCAAGAGTAGAGCCAACAGGTCAAGATATATGTTTGTTGTTGATGTTCTGCACTCAAATATTTACCTGCCATGTACTTGTTATGAATGTTAACTagtagataaataaataactgaattaACCTCATGCAAGAGAGGAGTCAGCTACCTGGACTTTGAGaacttaaaatttaaaatatacttgCCCTGCTGAGGTGTACCCGCAGCCTTAACTTCCTCAGAGTAAGGTTTTGTGAGTAGAAATGGAATCAGTTGTGCAGTCTTTTGGTTTCACTTTTTCAATTCTTTGTTACCATTTTAGACAACAACTGGTACCTTGCAGATATTTGTTCAGAAGGAGGAGCACACATCATTTTCCTCAGTGTCAAATTAGAATAGCGGCatagttttttcttttgattcagcCATATTTTGTCTGTTATTACACTGTTAATATAttccaagaaaaggaaagaacattttccttttttttttttttttaatgtagttttgTCTTAAACATGACTATCTGTTGTCACAATCCCTGTGCTGTTGTTTGAAGTCAATGCTAATAACGAACAACTGCTTTCATGACTGTGGCTCACTGTGTCACTGTGTTGTCTCAGTACCTCCTGTGGTTGCACATCTAAGTGGCCAAGTTGTCCTTCAGCATGGGCTCCTCGCAAATAGCTCAGAAGCTGCAGGTtgtcaaagcagcagctcctgcagtcaTGGATCACAACAGTTCCCTTGCTTTTGTCCCCACTGTGCAGAAGGCAGGAAGAAGCTGTAACGCTGCTGTCTCACATTAAGATGTCTGACAgtgttgcccagagaagccctTTATGGGGATTTGTAGTTAGTAGGAACCCACATTCTTACAGGATGTGCCCTTTCAAGAAGAGATGCAGTGAACTGAATGGGACATGCACAGAGCCCTGTGTCTTCAGCCCCCTCAGCTCCACTAAGGTTAGGGCCTCACTAGCAGCAGCGTGAATGTAGCACTCATtggatctgaagaaaaaatagcaataagCATCATTCTGGTGCTATCAGCAGAAAAATCTGAGTGCTTTCTTTTCGTGTTGCAGCTTTTCATTATATTGTCTGGCCAGCAGCGTAAACTGTGACTACTGTGTACAATAAAATCCCAGTGGTTTCCTGGATTAGGCCAATTAGAGTTTGTTTGGATAATTCAGGGCTTGAATGGCTTCCTGTCAGGAAGTGCCGAGCTGAAATACTCTGAAGGCACACCTCTTCTGAGCTGCCTGGCCATTTGCTCCGAGAGCTTTCCAGAAGATGATAATGACTTTACAAATACAAGTGAATTGCGGATCACATCTTACAAGAGGAAGCATCATTTACAGCACTTCTCAATTACTGACTAATTGGTATTACAGCTCTGATTTCATGCAGTGGCTGTCCTGTGACGATGGCCAAGTCTGAAGGCTGGAATGTGAACTTCACATAGCTACGTGGAATCTTTAGGAGTCACGTAgatgagggagggagggatATATTATTCTTGCTTATTTTTGGcagtttttttaaaatatgttcagTGTTCCTGAATAAAGTGGTCTGTAGCAGGCCTGCAGTGGTTAGGTGAGGCACCTTCCTTTAAGAGTCAGTATCTGCTTCTGCTGAAGGAGAGACCTCGTTAAGTTCTGGTTGGTCCCTGAAAGAGGCCTTTCACATTAAGCCACTCAAATAGAAAGCAGAGCAGTCTTGTGCGTAAAGAGTTATTCCAGTCTTAAGGAAATAACTTCAGGAATAAATGAGCCTTGGacatctgttttgctttttttttttttttttttttttttttttttttttttttttaattccagtaCAATTTCTATAGTAGAAAAGCACACACATGGCTTTGCATATGTTGTTTAATCTCTTAAATTGTAATTATGATCaaaaaaatgaggaaggaaGTCTGATGGCAGAGGGGGAGTTGGGCATGTGGGACAGAGCCAGTATTCTTGACTTTTCCTTCAGGGAATAGATGTCATCTGTCATTCACCCCAGCTGTGAAGAGGTTGTATCAAAGGGATATGCTTCGTTTGTAGTGATGAGATCACCTTTTCAGCTCCTCAGGGAGATGAAGTTGGTGGAAGAAGAATGTTTGCTTCCTTCCAGAGCCTGGCAAAGAAGTTACAGCAAAAACAAGGAGTGAAGAGAAGATACCCAAGAAAATCCGGATAGGCTCTGTCATATGACACATCTGCTGTGTGACACAACTGGCTGTTTGAATTGCTGGGGGTTGTCCTTGTTTGTTATGTTTGTTCTCATGCCTTCCTTGGCATTTCCAAGTGGCAGCTTCCTCTGTAGTAAGATGAAAGAATATGCAGAACAGTAAAAAATGTTACTTGACTGAGCTTTACATTAAACCTCACACGTCTGACTACTCAGCTGTTCGaatgaaaatagttttgtttctcCCCGAGTACTGCCTTTAAGTAAAGTCTCATTAGGTTTGATATgatttgtgatgtttttttcaGCGAGgtaaaaacaatttctttcatTACTGTTTTGCAGGTAGCTTCAGGTGAATGCAATGAAGACACTGAGGTTTACAACATTACTCTTAGTACTGGGGATGAGCTCACTTTAATGGGACAAGCAGAAATCCTTTATGCAAAATCTTCTAAGGAGAAGTCACGGCTCAACACCATCTTCAAAAAAATTGGTAAACTTAATTCAATTAGCAAGCTTGGCAGAGGAAAAATGCCTTGCCTCATCTGCATGAATCACAGGACCAACGAAAGCATCAGTCTCCCATTCCAGTGTAAGGGCAAGTTTAGCACCCGCAGCCCGTTGGAGGTGCAGATGCAAGAAGGTGAGCACACAATTCGTAATATAGTAGAAAAAACTCGTCTACCTGTTAATGTGACTGTGCCAAGTCCTACGCCGAGAAACCCCTACGACCTGCATTTTATCCGTGAAGGGCACAGGTACAAGTTTGTCAACATTCAGACCAAAACTGTGGTGGTTTGTTGTGTGCTTCGTGGCAACAAAATTATTCCcatgcattttcctttgcacTTGGCACTTCCAAAATTCACTCTACCTGACAGTCTCGTGAAGGGGGAGCTGTGGCACGAATCCCTCATCCAGCACTGGTTTAATATATGCCAGGAACAGTTTGACATAGACGAGTATTCCCGGGCCGTGCGCGATGTGAAAACAGACTGGAATGAAGACTGCAAGAGCCCAAAGAAGAGCCGGTGCAGTGGGCACACTCACGTGCCAAACTCCCTCAGCTATGCGCGGGATGAGCTCACGCAGTCCTTCCACCGACTGTCAGTGTGTGTTTATGGCAACAATTTGCATGGCAATAGTGAAGTGAACCTCCACGGCTGCAGGGACTTGTGTAACGAGTGGGCTCTGTTTTCTCACGATGCACTTCAGTACCAGGATTCTGGTGACAGTAGCAGCGATTACCTTTTTCCTGAGGTTGGTGAAGAGTCCATGTTTCTGCCTACGAAACCAGAACTTCCTTACGAAGAGCTGTGGTTGGACCAAGGGTCTGGAAAGCCTGGTGAGCAGCCGCTCACTCGCTCACTAAGTGAGAAGAACAAATGTGACAATTACAGAGGATCCTTCCGATCAAAGTGTGGTAGTACATCTCTTCCTGTGCCTGGGACAGTCGATGCAGCAACAAAGTCTGCGGATGTTTCCCTACCTCCACCTCCAGTGCCTCCCAAATCAGAAGCAGTAAGTCAGGGTTGCTTatgttggtttctttctttttcagcagaTGAAGAGTTTACTTGGGAATTCTTTAGGGGGAAGATTTTAGAGGGGGTAGAGCACATACAGAGAAATAGGGAGGTGTACAACTTCAGCTGGCCTCATAGCAACTGTAAGTCACATCCTAAAAATCATCCAAGTATGTTTATATAGCTGATCTAGTAGCTTAATCCCGATACTTTGGGTGATATCATCTCTCCACGTGTGctcttttttctcatattttctgTGACTGAAGTGTGT
Encoded proteins:
- the GAREM1 gene encoding GRB2-associated and regulator of MAPK protein 1 isoform X2, with translation MQVASGECNEDTEVYNITLSTGDELTLMGQAEILYAKSSKEKSRLNTIFKKIGKLNSISKLGRGKMPCLICMNHRTNESISLPFQCKGKFSTRSPLEVQMQEGEHTIRNIVEKTRLPVNVTVPSPTPRNPYDLHFIREGHRYKFVNIQTKTVVVCCVLRGNKIIPMHFPLHLALPKFTLPDSLVKGELWHESLIQHWFNICQEQFDIDEYSRAVRDVKTDWNEDCKSPKKSRCSGHTHVPNSLSYARDELTQSFHRLSVCVYGNNLHGNSEVNLHGCRDLCNEWALFSHDALQYQDSGDSSSDYLFPEVGEESMFLPTKPELPYEELWLDQGSGKPGEQPLTRSLSEKNKCDNYRGSFRSKCGSTSLPVPGTVDAATKSADVSLPPPPVPPKSEAVKEECRLLNAPPVPPRSSKPSSTSPSIPPRTVKPARQQTRSPSPTLSYYSSGLHNINVTESDSANPADSSTPVSCYPCTMMKTESKEPENTMPFGSPSIEALPSRLSWPNHFSGTTEGQNRSDFLLDPSRSYSYPRQKTPGTPKRNCPAPLTFDFDGCELPVGYSQLSPAEFSNISSCPKSASYSLDCTDEKTLGDSNAKQSHSCPALPPRAPKSSEEKQVTDMCPLPLKIDGAEEESKTDSPDLLEDQYLVKKGMQDTFSVSYPFSSPLHLQLAPRSCGDGSPWQPPTDLSGLSIEEVSKSLRFIGLSEDVISFFVTEKIDGNLLVQLTEEILSEDFKLSKLQVKKILQFINGWRPKM